In one Fusarium falciforme chromosome 5, complete sequence genomic region, the following are encoded:
- a CDS encoding HET domain-containing protein: MRLLNTKTIVVESFDDDKIPSYAILSHTWEAEEVTFQDMDLGRATSKKGWAKVKDSCSMARKNGFDYVWLDTCCIDKTSSAELSEAINSMYHWYQEATVCYAFLADVSDLAGLPKSKWFTRGWTLQELIAPSSMIFLSQTWEELGTKATLDQVISERTRIPKAILSGDQDLEAASVAQRMSWAADRRTTRREDLAYCLMGIFSINMPLLYGEGERAFIRLQEEIMRVSDDHSLFAWKYPNGRGGLLAVSPAAFKDSGNIIPWNPFMPYNSPFTLTNKGVHLDLPFIGLGDRGTGLAVLSCTEVGDPDKLVAIYLRDSFLTMEHFERCKSEQFDLINLKKFRPAQYPTRSLCIRLRGRSQRPKGASDEKAQDDRSRFAGKQLTGERFSQHMDTEHEEQKQLSLAIVQGREADVKRLLALPNVQLDFKDNFRRTPLALAAEAGQEGIVRLMLDQRDVDINPGRHLERSPITYAAERGHEGVVWQLLARTDIHSSPSDLLSVAAGSGHETLLSQLLARRDIREHLTTENYATILSDAAQDGHKSVVRLLLSSGKVHPDQEDDLGNTALWWAAAKGHEAIVKLLLETSWVDACCRGRDGTTALWHAASKGYEGIARLLIQQGTDLESPGSDGRSPLCVASSKGYAPIVKELLYFGAETNPRSGYDRTALMEAAINGHDAIVRLLLESGAAIDTKVRIESKPRTHRSALDYACEAGHESVVKLLLDHGASVCVLKHATQGGHAGILKLLLEKRSHSALTDDDICAVLHDAVENGYSDIVRILLEATEDTEAVLQPFHLVVAAINRDLIMAKLLLENDADANSAWNGGLLFGFAAKQGCDEIVKAMLPEPCGQDWKTHLEKKIESIGLGYKVGRHKSDMPEQQSQWRRAHDYTLCPLWCATVNGHEEMVQLLLEHSANPDSVVHSWESGGSSRTVLYDAVRLNHEGVVRLLLSSGASPNLGGRGFSPLIQASLYSTRDSVAVARMLLESGADVGVMSYNNETPLMCAARSGNVAVVKLLLTHGANRKAKNRRGETAMC; this comes from the coding sequence ATGCGCCTCCTCAATACGAAAACCATCGTGGTCGAGTCATTCGACGATGACAAAATCCCTTCGTACGCCATTCTGTCCCACACCTGGGAGGCAGAGGAGGTCACTTTCCAGGACATGGATCTTGGTAGGGCGACAAGCAAAAAGGGTTGGGCAAAGGTCAAGGACAGTTGCTCTATGGCCCGCAAGAATGGATTCGACTACGTCTGGCTGGACACTTGCTGCATCGACAAGACCAGCAGCGCCGAGTTgtccgaggccatcaactctATGTACCACTGGTACCAGGAAGCCACAGTGTGTTACGCCTTTCTTGCAGATGTCTCCGATTTAGCTGGGCTCCCCAAAAGCAAGTGGTTCACTAGAGGGTGGACGTTGCAAGAGCTGATTGCCCCCTCGTCAATGATTTTCCTCAGCCAGACATGGGAAGAGCTAGGCACCAAAGCAACACTTGATCAAGTCATCTCAGAACGCACTAGAATACCCAAAGCCATACTTTCGGGGGACCAAGATCTAGAGGCCGCCAGTGTTGCCCAGAGAATGTCATGGGCAGCAGATCGAAGGACCACAAGGAGAGAAGACCTTGCCTATTGTCTGATGGGAATCTTCAGCATCAACATGCCACTGCTTTATGGGGAGGGAGAAAGGGCCTTTATCAGGCTCCAAGAAGAAATCATGAGAGTCTCAGACGACCACAGCCTCTTCGCATGGAAGTATCCAAATGGTCGTGGTGGGCTTCTCGCTGTTAGCCCAGCCGCTTTCAAAGACTCTGGCAACATCATTCCCTGGAATCCCTTCATGCCGTACAACAGTCCCTTCACCCTTACGAACAAGGGAGTTCACCTAGACCTTCCCTTCATTGGCTTGGGCGATAGAGGCACCGGCCTTGCTGTCCTCTCCTGCACCGAGGTTGGCGATCCGGACAAACTGGTTGCGATCTATCTGCGGGACTCATTTCTGACGATGGAACATTTTGAGAGATGCAAGAGCGAACAATTCGACCTGATCAACCTGAAAAAATTCAGACCTGCGCAATATCCAACCAGAAGCTTGTGCATCAGGTTGCGAGGTCGGAGTCAACGACCCAAAGGGGCTTCAGACGAGAAGGCTCAAGATGATCGATCGCGATTCGCTGGCAAACAGTTGACTGGTGAAAGGTTTAGCCAACACATGGACACGGAGCATGAAGAGCAAAAGCAACTCTCGCTCGCCATTGTTCAAGGCCGTGAAGCTGATGTGAAGCGGCTCCTGGCTCTCCCCAACGTCCAGTTAGATTTCAAAGATAATTTCAGGCGCACCCCATTGGCTCTCGCGGCAGAGGCTGGACAGGAAGGCATCGTTAGACTGATGCTGGACCAACGCGACGTCGATATCAACCCGGGGAGACACCTCGAGCGATCGCCGATTACCTATGCTGCAGAAAGAGGACATGAAGGGGTTGTGTGGCAGCTTCTAGCTCGGACAGACATTCACTCTAGTCCCAGTGACTTGCTGTCGGTAGCGGCAGGTAGCGGCCATGAGACTCTACTAAGTCAGCTCTTGGCTAGGAGGGATATCAGAGAGCATCTTACAACCGAAAATTATGCGACAATTCTCTCTGATGCCGCTCAGGATGGGCATAAATCCGTGGTTCGCCTACTACTCAGCTCAGGAAAGGTCCATCCGGATCAGGAGGACGATCTAGGCAACACGGCTCTTTGGTGGGCAGCGGCCAAGGGGCATGAAGCTATCGTCAAGCTGCTACTCGAAACCAGCTGGGTTGATGCTTGCTGCAGGGGTCGTGACGGGACGACTGCTCTCTGGCATGCTGCCTCAAAAGGATACGAAGGGATTGCCAGGTTACTGATCCAACAAGGCACCGATTTAGAATCCCCAGGGAGTGACGGCCGCTCGCCCCTATGTGTAGCGTCTTCCAAGGGATATGCTCCCATCGTGAAAGAATTGCTCTATTTTGGAGCGGAGACAAATCCGAGGAGTGGGTACGATCGCACGGCGCTCATGGAAGCGGCGATCAATGGCCACGACGCTATAGTGAGGTTGCTTCTTGAAAGCGGCGCCGCTATCGATACGAAGGTCCGCATAGAAAGCAAGCCTCGCACCCATCGGTCGGCCCTAGACTATGCGTGCGAGGCCGGCCATGAGAGTGTTGTCAAGTTGCTCCTCGATCATGGTGCTTCCGTTTGCGTTCTGAAACATGCTACCCAGGGGGGGCATGCGGGCATCCTCAAGCTGCTGCTTGAGAAGAGGTCCCATAGTGCTTTGACAGACGATGATATCTGTGCTGTTCTACACGATGCTGTCGAGAACGGGTACTCTGATATTGTCAGGATTCTGTTGGAGGCAACAGAGGACACAGAAGCGGTCCTCCAACCGTTCCACCTTGTCGTCGCAGCCATCAATAGGGATCTAATCATGGCAAAGTTACTACTGGAAAACGACGCAGACGCAAACTCTGCGTGGAACGGAGGCCTTCTCTTTGGCTTTGCTGCTAAACAAGGTTGTGACGAGATCGTCAAGGCGATGCTGCCTGAGCCATGTGGGCAAGACTGGAAGACTCATCTCGAAAAAAAGATCGAAAGCATTGGGCTGGGTTACAAAGTCGGCCGACACAAATCAGATATGCCGGAGCAACAATCACAGTGGAGACGAGCCCACGACTACACCCTATGTCCACTATGGTGTGCCACCGTCAACGGGCACGAGGAGATGGTTCAACTCCTGCTGGAGCACAGCGCCAATCCCGACAGCGTAGTACATAGCTGGGAGAGTGGTGGGAGTAGTAGGACAGTGCTCTACGACGCTGTTCGGCTGAACCACGAAGGCGTCGTGCGCCTGCTACTCTCAAGCGGTGCCTCCCCAAACCTCGGTGGCCGCGGCTTCTCTCCCCTGATCCAGGCTTCGCTCTATTCCACCCGCGACAGCGTTGCAGTAGCGCGGATGCTCCTCGAGAGCGGCGCAGACGTTGGGGTTATGTCATACAACAACGAAACCCCCCTGATGTGTGCCGCCAGGTCGGGCAATGTGGCCGTGGTCAAGCTCTTGTTAACGCATGGGGCGAAtcgcaaggccaagaaccgCAGAGGCGAAACTGCAATGTGTTAA
- a CDS encoding TauD domain-containing protein, whose protein sequence is MSPPAAEIDVQTTAPAVQPVTKTVAGTKSSSASRLDGPLTYSGSLDSEEQFDVTAVIGREFPKLQLSEILKDDTKLRDLAVLVSQRGVVFFRNQDINIEDQKYLGQRLGELTGKPETSKLHRHALSNSKRGIAVDENGKLDDEVSVISSEQNRKFYKDRFSPLSRSLAGEGWHADITFENIPSDYAILKIIQPPEDVGGDTLWASGYELYDRLSPPIKKLAEGLTATHHQPNFVRVKNEFGQELIDENRGSPENTGLDFKAEHPVIRTNPVTGWKSLFAAGHQLTAGHINGVTETESEILKNYFRQLITENHDLQVRFRWGKNDLAIWDNRSVFHTATNDYIGKRQGNRVVSLGERPYFDPASKSRREALGVAQ, encoded by the exons ATGtctcctccagctgctgAAATCGACGTTCAAACCACTGCACCGGCAGTTCAGCCGGTCACCAAGACTGTTGCTGGTACcaagagcagcagcgccTCGCGTCTGGACGGTCCTCTCACCTACTCCGGCAGCCTCGATTCTGAGGAGCAGTTTGATGTCACTGCCGTAATCGGCCGAGAATTCCCCAAGCTGCAGCTTAGTGAGATTCTCAAGGATGACACCAAGCTTAGAGACCTGGCGGTGCTTG TTTCTCAGCGAGGTGTTGTTTTCTTCCGCAACCAGGACATCAACATCGAGGATCAGAAGTATCTCGGTCAGAGACTCGGCGAACTGACAGGAAAGCCAGAGACCTCCAAG CTCCACCGACATGCCCTCTCCAACAGCAAGCGTGGTATTGCCGTCGATGAAAATGGCAAGCTTGACGACGAGGTTTCGGTTATCTCATCCGAACAGAACCGAAAGTTCTACAAGGACCGCTTCTCCCCCTTGTCGAGGAGCCTGGCTGGAGAAGGCTGGCATGCAGA CATCACATTCGAAAACATTCCTTCCGACTACGCTATCCTGAAGATTATCCAGCCCCCCGAGGACGTTGGGGGCGATACTCTGTGGGCCAGTGGCTACGAGCTGTACGACCGTCTGTCGCCGCCCATCAAGAAACTGGCCGAGGGCCTCACGGCGACGCATCACCAGCCCAACTTTGTGCGTGTCAAGAACGAATTTGGCCAGGAGCTGATCGATGAAAACCGTGGCTCTCCTGAGAACACGGGCCTCGACTTCAAGGCTGAACA TCCCGTAATCCGGACGAACCCTGTTACGGGATGGAAGAGCTTGTTTGCTGCTGGCCACCAGCTTACAGCTGGGCATATCAATGGCGTGACTGAGACGGAGAGCGAGATTCTCAAGAACTACT TCCGTCAACTCATCACGGAGAACCACGACCTCCAAGTTCGGTTCCGCTGGGGCAAGAATGACCTGGCCATCTGGGACAA CCGTTCTGTGTTCCACACTGCTACCAA TGACTACATCGGGAAGCGCCAAGGAAACCGTGTCGTGTCGCTTGGAGAGAGGCCGTACTTTGACCCAGCTTCAAAGTCGCGAAGGGAGGCACTCGGGGTTGCCCAGTGA
- a CDS encoding Aldedh domain-containing protein: MTSFQVPVFDTSRFPLPTRAFIGGEFVDSTGDEKHTLISSVNDQILTNELQWSNARDVDLAVESSQKGLALWQAMSKDARRDALVKYGNLIRQNREQLHWLEAVLTGKDAGFCGFEIGAAADLFIYYGNMIDKFDSEVMAADEDSIRYTLRQPWGICAGICPFNGVIVTLAMKAAPALACGNSIIIKTSETNPFSTLFMTSLAIEAGIPPGALNCLVGGAEAGNALSSHMDIRKISFTGSIGVGKLIQIAAAKSNLKSATLELGGKSPIIVFPDASLEAALPAVTLFLLMNGQGCALPTRLYVHESIAEEFIGKVKKIVEGHAKTLGGDPTAASTYSSPLYHHRQKDVVLSYIESGKAEAKLVTGGNAVGEQGCYVEPTIFVDPAPDARVLREEIFGPVLVVVRFSTDDEVLKLANDTEYGLAASIWTADMKRALRFAHKLEAGSVNVNGAGGYHPSVPMGGWKQSGQGLENGKEAMLDWTQLKSVALRG, translated from the exons CCTCACGCTTCCCTCTCCCCACCCGTGCCTTCATCGGCGGCGAGTTCGTGGACAGCACCGGCGATGAGAAACATACCCTTATTTCTTCGGTCAATGACCAAATCCTCACGAACG AACTTCAGTGGTCAAACGCTCGAGACGTTGATCTCGCCGTCGAATCTTCTCAGAAAGGCCTTGCCCTATGGCAGGCCATGAGTAAG GACGCCCGTCGTGATGCCCTTGTCAAGTACGGCAACCTCATCCGACAGAATCGAGAGCAGCTTCACTGGTTGGAGGCAGTGCTCACTGGAAAGGACGCTGGTTTTTGTGGCTTCGAGATtggcgccgccgccgacctATTCATCT ACTATGGCAACATGATCGACAAGTTCGATAGTGAAGTCATGGCTGCGGATGAGGATTCCATCAGA TACACTCTCCGTCAACCATGGGGAATCTGCGCAGGCATTTGTCCCTTCAACGGAGTCATTGTCACTCTCGCAATGAAAGCAGCGCCTGCACTCGCCTGTGGCAACTCCATTATTATCAAGACCAGCGAAACAAACCCCTTCTCGACCCTATTCATGACATCTCTTGCCATTGAAGCCGGTATTCCTCCTGGCGCCTTGAACTGCCTGGTTGGCGGTGCAGAAGCTGGCAACGCCCTCTCCTCGCACATGGATATCCGCAAGATCAGCTTCACGGGAAGCATCGGTGTGGGTAAGCTCATTCAAATTGCTGCGGCAAAGTCAAACCTGAAGAGCGCCACCTTGGAGCTTGGGGGCAAGTCTCCCATTATTGTGTTTCCAGACGCCAGTTTGGAGGCAGCACTGCCGGCTGTGACCTTGTTTCTCTTGATGAACGGCCAGGGATGCGCTCTTCCAACCAGGCTGTATGTCCATGAGTCTATCGCTGAAGAGTTCATTGGAAAGGTGAAGAAAATAGTTGAAGGTCATGCGAAAACTCTAGGTGGTGATCCTACGGCAGCGAGCACGTACTCCTCACCCCTGTACCATCACCGCCAGAAAGACGTCGTTCTTTCATACATCGAGTCTGGAAAAGCAGAAGCAAAACTCGTCACCGGTGGAAATGCCGTTGGGGAGCAAGGTTGTTACGTTGAGCCGACAATTTTTGTCGATCCAGCACCCGATGCTCGAGTTCTCAGGGAAGAAATCTTTGGACCCGTCCTTGTCGTTGTCAGGTTTTccaccgacgacgaggttTTGAAACTGGCAAATGACACTGAGTACGGACTTGCAGCTTCGATTTGGACAGCGGATATGAAACGAGCGTTGCGGTTTGCCCATaagctcgaggctggaaGTGTCAACGTGAACGGAGCTGGTGGTTATCATCCCAGTGTTCCCATGGGGGGATGGAAGC AGAGCGGTCAAGGCCTTGAGAATGGCAAGGAAGCCATGCTTGACTGGACTCAGTTGAAGTCTGTTGCGCTGAGAGGGTAG